The genomic DNA TGATGGAAACTCGACTGATGAGCTGCGCAGTGAGACGGCGGAGAGGTCAAAGGTGGTGGAGCGGCAAGGAGCTGAAATGGATCACTGgtctgagaagaagaagaagagagtctggaggagagtaaataaaattattgccTTTAAGGAAATCTGAGGAAACTTGAGAAGCAAAAggagaataaattatttttactgccTTCCAGTaaaacatcagaaccagacgctaaattttcccttttttcattttttattattttatataaatattaatcatcTTTTAACATCTTGTATTACAaagtaaatgtgcaaaaaaaattcaaaaccaaacaaagctGATCAAgagcagagaggcagagcaTGATgcaggcttttattgtgaaggtcCAGAGTTTCCTGCAGCTGTAGTGTTTCAATAATTCACAGACAGGGATGAAGAGTAGGAGGTGGTTCTGGTTCATTATTAAAGGAAGTGAATGGATCCATGATCACCACGGAACACCAGAACCCGACCCGATCAGAACCGGGCTCACAAAGTACCGCGCCGTCCGGCTTAACGTTCAGTCAGTAGTTTAAAACATTCATCAGTCTGAGTCCATCAGTCAGGTCTCTGCTTCCACGACTCAAACCGTGGGGTCCacagaactgggtcagaaccggtcCTAAATGGGGCTGAGCGTCTGGCGCTGGTACTGGCTCAGCTCCGGGTGCCACACGTCCACGATGAAGATCAGGCGGTAGCTGTCGGCCTCCTGCCACACCTCGTGCTCAAAGGAGTCGTCGAAGATCAGGACCTTCCCCTCCTCCCACTCCCTGCCAACAGGAAGTGGACGGTGATGTCACAGGAAGTGGTTTAAACTTTGCTCAGCGGTTCCAGCAGCAGAAGCTCACCTGGTCTGGTCTGTGCAGCGGATCCTGCAGCCCGACGCCGGGATGACGAGGCCCAGGTGCATCCGCAGCCTGCAGTTGGTGGGTCCGGTGTGAGGCCAGACGTGAGTCCCAGGCTGCATCACCGAGAACTTTATCTAGGCCGGCGGCGACAGGAAGTCAGGAGGGACAAAACACGGACAGGAAGTCAGGAGGGACAAAACACGGACAGGAAGTCAGGAAAAggtaaagaaaactgttttaactCTGAGATTATTAGCAGCAAAGCTATAAGACACCAAACAGGACGATTGGTTGGAGGGAACAGAggggaggttctggttctggtcgggtaCCTGTCCTCTCTTGCAGCCCGTCGCTTCAGGGAACCGCTCCATCAGGGCGCAGGTCTTCGGGACGCCCTGGCAGGCGTTTCCAACCCGTTTCCCTGGAGACACGGATCAACATCAGTTAGCCGAGGTCCGACCGGCAGTTCTAGGTCGGTTCTGGTTACCGGGTCAGCACCTTGCTGCCACAGTGTGTACTGGCCCCACTCTCCTTTCTCCCTCAGGTTCTCCTCCTCAGGAAGGAAGCGGCCCCGGCTGCGGTCCATCACCGCCAGCGCTTCGTCCCGGATCGTCTTCCAGTTCCGCTCCAGCATCTGGACAGACGGGCGTCCCGATCAGAACCGGCCCTGAGCGGAGCAGAACCGGCCCTGAGCGGTCCAGGATGCGTCGTCACGGCGACGTACCCGGACCAGGTCGGCGTATCCCGTCTCCTGCGGCGTCCACCAGGGCTGAGCCTTCAGTCCCTCCACGTTGTAGAGCGAGCGCTGCCACACGGAGGCGAAGTGCCCTCGTTGGTGACCCCGCTCGTACCACAGGTAGGCCTGCAGACAGACCGGGTCGTTCAGTCAGAACCAGCACATCCAGAACCAACAGAGGGCGGGACCAGAGGAACCAATCCTGACTCCAGATTGGACCAAACCAGCCCGACTGCTTTCAGGTCAAccaaactttaaacttttcattcggttctgacccagttcaCGTGTTCATGTCCCTTTAACCCTATccatggatgaatgaatgaatgaatgagaaaGCGCCACCTTGTGGCCCGCTCACAGAACTTTATACATCCAATCTTTACAatccagagaaaaataaattatccaaaaaacacaaaatattaaatacaatccagatataaaataataaagaatcaaaataaaattaaataatattttaataaaatccaaatagaTTCCAGTGCAAACTAATAATCCCAATAACATCCAACAAAttgtaaatgaaattaaataaattccaAATAGAttctaaataatatatttttgggGATTTTAGATCATCTTTGAAACTCCcttaaatatcaataaaaacttttctaaaacacatcaaacattaataaacataaataatgacGTTTATTTCAGTAGGAAGgaaaacctgagaaaataaCTGGagtgaaaatgtgcagattgTTATGGAGGAAACGCCGCCATCTGGTGGACAAACATGGAAATGACATCATTTAAAGAAACgcagcagaaatgtttaaagttttaaaggaacaaatgtgacttttttttttttttttttacactttaggctaatttaataaaatttatgttaaataagTGAAAACATGAGCAACACTCATTCAGTACAAGAGAAAATGTTCCTCGGTTCTGAAAATGCGGATCTGTTGATGAAGCAGTTTTAACTAATAACTGATGGGTTTAATATTTCCTGATTAATAACTGATATTGATCTGATTTTCCAGTCACTCACGCTGTCGTCTCCGACTCGCTGCAGAGCGTCTCCCAGGTGGAAGTAAAACCTGCCGTCATCGGTTCCCGGCTCGCCGGACTCCAAGCCTTCCTGCATAAACAGGGTGGGGAGGGGCGATGATCATTCCtcatcaataatcaataatcagtaATCAGTAATGCAGTGAGGCTGGACTAAAGCTGCCTGACCCACCCTGAGGTACGGGATGCTCTCTGCGATCTTGTTTTCCGCCTTCAGGATGAAGCCGTAGTGAACCTTGGCAAACCCGTTGCTAGGGGCAACGGCAAGGACCTGGTGGGCGGGGCAAACGACACGCAGCCAATCAGCAGGGAGCTTAAAACCCGAAACACGAACGTCTGAGCGAACTGACGCACCTCTTCGTAAACCTTCTTAGCTCCCTTGTTGTCGCCTAGCAACAGGTGGGCGACGCCCAGGTCGTTCCTCAGGCCGACGTCGTCGGGGAAAACGTCGACGAGTTTCTGCAGCGTCGCCAGCGACCCCCGCATCCGACCTGGGAGCAACGCAacatgaactttgaccccagGGTCAGACCTCCACATGCAGATCAAAGTGGACTGAAATTCATTTTGTCTCGGTGACAAGAAGATAttctacttcctgttcctgGTGACAAGAAGAGAttctacttcctgttcctgGTGACAAGAAGAGAttctacttcctgttcctgGTGACAAGAAGAGATTCCACTTCCTGATCctgattttaacatttgaacaaaacaaaaccatataaaatcccaaactacaaaaacaaatcccccaaaataaaaaatacaaataaaattgaaaaatatcctaataaaatgtaaaaatccaaCCCGGATTGGATTGGATCCGGGTCTGACCCGGTCCCGGTGCGACCCGGTTGTGTCGGTGTTGTTACCCAGGAACTGCTGCCTCTCGGCCCGTCTCTTCAGCGCCACCctcagcaggtcagaggtcacgtcGGGCAGCTCTGCGGCCTCTCCGTACGTGCTGATGGCGCTCTGCAGCAGGTCGTTGCTGCGCAGCTTCTCCGCCAGGTCGTCCTGCACCTGCCGGGACGACACCGTGTtacggaccagaaccggacccGGCGCTGCACCGCCCCTCCTGGACCCTACCTGGGCCTTCCCGTAGCGAGCGCGCGGGCTCAGAGGATGCTGCTGGACCAGAGAATCAAACGCCTTCAGGGCCAGGTCCAGGTTCccctgaggaagaggaagaggaaggtcAGCTGAGCGTGGGTCagccagaggaagaggaaggtcagccagaggaagaggaaatgtCTCCCGGTCGTTTCCTCTACCTTCTTCCTCAGCCTCTCCGCCGCATCAATCTCTGATTTGATGCTTTTATCGACCTTGTTCAGCAGTttgggtttcttcttcttcactggAGGACCAACAGAACAATAGAGGAGatgaaataaaaccacagaagaagatttaatgtttttatttttacctttttcctTCTGCTCCTCGGCCgctttctctgctgctcctgacccacagaaccaaaccagaggttaaaggtcaaacaaacaaactggacttcaTTCTAACAGTAGAGCTGGTCATGGTCGGCTGGGTGGCTCCGTGCAAAAGTCTTAAACCAGCAGCGAGGTCTCACCATCGGCTGCCTGCCTGCTCTCTGTAGGTCGGGTTGACCCAGTTtggggttctggttctgctttagGAGGCTTGTCTGCTTCTGTAAATCAGAAATTGTCACTGACTgaactgaaacaacaaacagattattttattattaatgtcgATTTTTTCCCACCTGGTTCCTGGGAGAGTTTGGAGCTGGTCTGGTACCGACCCGATTCCCCTGCAGAACAGCAGGACCCATTATTACAGCTTCACGtatggaaatgtgaaaataaataaatgagcaaattaaacaaatatttaaagtaaaatagaaattaaaaatacaataaataaaaattacaaatgaaattaaaacaaattaatttaaatagatTGGAgctaaaaatatgtaaagtaaaaatatttcacctcttcatttctatgaaaaagtaaaaattattttataattattaaataaaatggttgaatttcttaaataattgtattatttaatataaattaaataaaagtgcaTCCAGGTGTTTGTGACTTCAGGCTCAGCTGATTTAGTTTCTCATCGTTTATGAGACAGTTGACCACTAGGGGGCGGCAAACACACATCAGTTTAACtgcgaccagaaccagaaccgggtcggaCCCACCTTCAGTCTCCTCCGGCTGGCTCTCCTCCACCAGAACTGGACCAGGAAACATAGAAGGTCAGAATCAGAACCACTGAATGATCAGcagcaggtgggggaggggctcACCTCCTGTGGTGTCGATGGATCCGGGCTCCTCCTCTGGAACAAACACAGACTGATTAGAACCTGACAGGACCGGGTCTGgctctggctctggttctggtactGACCGTAGCGCTGTCCGGGTTCTGTCGGGTCGTCTGCAGAACAAACAGCAGGTTCATAAAGATCCACAGACTCtggacaggaaacaggaagctgctCACTCACCTGGAACAAAATGGCTGTCGTCCAGCGGCGGCAGAGGGACGgcagctgcagaggaaacaaCAACGGTCAGACTGCGGATCGAACCGGATCTCTGGTCCGGCCCGGTTCTGGAAGAGGTCCGATACATGCAGCTGAGCCGGTAATGGGCCGGCTGATTCAGAGACGGACTGGATCACAGGcgggaggagaagaagaagaaaggaggaagTGTGTCCTAAAGACAGCTAATATGAAGCTAAGCAGTGCTAACGAATTAGCCAGAGAGGCTAACGGTGGAAAAAGCTGCTTTAAAACAACATGGAAACGTTTTGATCTGCAGCGCAGAGCGGATCAATGGAGGATCTTACATGCAGTGGTAGCCATGCTGCCGCTAATGGGCTAATGCCCTACTAGCAGtgctaatgttttatttactacTGTagctcttttattttgaaggcaatTGGTGGTCTTAACTTCCCCTAAATTACCTTTACTAAAATGTTAGCATCCTCACAACACATGGTGGGTCTGAAcatgattaaatttaaaactttagcattagcttcagctaaacaCCATGCATGTCTAACCTATTAGCATTCGTTTCTGCTAATACAATGTAGCTATAgggcattagcattagcttcagcgTACCATGTGTGTTGAGCGCTGTAGCATTAGGTTTTACTAAATACAATGTGTGCATAGAGCTTTGCCACAGTGGAGCTAATGTTCATGCTGCTAACTGTTAGCAAAGCCCAGCACTGCTGTGGTGCATCACCACTAAAAGCCCCAGTATAATCTGGTAAATGTTAGCAGTAGAACCTGGTTCTGTTTAGCATTCTTTCCACCGGTTCTGAGTCACAGCTGGACCAGCGCCAGGCGCTAACTGAGTTAGTCATCCCTCACATGCAGCAGCCGCTCAGCGGAACCAACCTTGGATTTCAGACTCCACATCCTGAGATCCAGGGACTGCAGCAGACACACAGCGTTACCGTCGTCATGCCAACAGGCAGCAGGTGAGTCATAAACATGAGACATTTCAGCTAAATAATCCTGATTGTTGGGCAGATTTCAGGTTTGATCCTCTGaccctgctgctgcagagagagGACAGGTGTCCATGTCCCACCTGATGTCTCCTCGGCTCCAGGACCGTCCTCCTCCGGTTCTGGAGCTCTCTGGGTCGGCGTTTCCACCTCAGGCTTACTGGTCTTttctaacaacaaaaacacatcagcaGCTTGTTTATTCTGCGATCAGAGTCACTTAAATCctctttggttctgattctgacgCTCAGGTTGAACTctcatctgattggctgaccaGTCCAGAGCagaggtgtacctaataaagtggccactAACATCCTGCTAAATGATCCCATCAGACCTCACCTGTTCTCTCCTCAGGTGATCCCCCCCCCCTTCAGTGCCGGCGCTGCTCACAGCCCTGCTGGCAACCGAATGACCCAGGCAGCTGGTACCGCTTCAGAACCACCCAGGCAGCTGGTTCTCCATCAGAACCACCCAGGCAGCTGGTACCGCTTCAGAACCACCCAGGCAGCTGGTTCTCCATCAGAACAGTCCAGGCAGCTGGTAGCCCTTCAGAATCCAACCCCAGAGCAGAACCTTAAAGATCATTTGATGCAGCCGGCAGCCATCAGACCCATTAAAACCCACTGAGGTTTGGGTGTGAATACTTGAGACCTGTGAGCAGCGCCCCCTTCAGGTTGGTTATCAAACAATGGGAATCGATAAATTCTGCAATTTAATctttattacaagaaaaaaaaaactctttcttGGTGTTATTTTTATAACTGTTAGCAGCTGATtagaaaagctcaaataatacctgacctttgaccccaaatCTCTGTTGGCGAAATGGaagaagttcaaaccatctccTCCAGCCatcatatcccctactccaacatcgtTCTAACCGTACTGCCAGACAGAGGCTTAAAGAGGAGCggccaaaacaaaggagctggaTTAGCAGatgtgatgatgtcatccaggatATGTGGAGTGTTGTCTCTGATGCCTGGATATTAAGCGTTTAGCATGTCGGGGAAGTCTCCATTCAGAGGGAAATTCAGATTAggtgcaagactgactgctactggagatccttccagCCCACAGCAACGTTTCCTTTTGGGAAAAGTGTtgtagaatttaaataaatggaaaaaggaGCTTCAACTGaagccaaaacattttctctgttttattaaagtaCAGACAGGAAATACATGAAAGCAGAAGAGAAACCTGCAGAGTGTCTGACTGATGTGGTTTACAGGCAGCCGTCACCAGGAGGAACCCAGAGGATCATGAACTGAACTCCAAACATTTCACTACAAACTCAAAACATCcaagaataaaatgaatgaaataaaacagaaatgaacttaAACCAAAGCAATCCTAACAAACAACCACACAGAAACATGAGGTCATATCtttatattaaatgtattatAATAAAGTTTCTACCTGTGGTATGTTCTAGTTTCAGTGCTTCTACATACAGAGTTAAGATGCTTTTTATTGATTGTTTAAAGAcaagaaactgacaaaagttGCCATAATTACAAGTTGAATGTTTGTGAACCAGCAGAAAGGAGCTGGAGCTCCTGATGCAGAGCAGAGTCTGTTTTTatagcgccccctgctggtcccCCGTGTAAACAATCATTTACACAACAGCAATATTCAAATGTAGCTGGTGTCTGCACTCGGCCCTCATGTCTGTTTTATACAGAGGTGGACAAACTTCTGCTAATAGAGGAGCTAATCTTTAGCTTAGCatttagctaactttgaaaacattaatttatttggtgttttgtaaactcagttgaataaagttcaacatctgtgttgaagttcttGTTATTGACAGTTGAGCaattttagcattagcttccgctACATACTGTGTTAGTGTAGTGCCTTAGCGCTCCACTactgctttagggttagcacagctaactttttagttagcaGTTCCTACCACTggttttatgcaacattttttagAGGTACAACACTTTGTTGCAACCGTGGGTCAACTTTTTCAGAAGTTGGGGATGTTTCCCAACATCTTTGAGATCCAAAgattcaacttttattttctttggtaaTTAACACATCAAAATCTTTCATTCTTCAATTGGCCCAAACTGGGATCAGAACAGCAATCTGGGAAGGTCTGTAAagtttttaggaaaaaaaccctgaatttaataaaattttatatttgttatcACTTTTATGATTATCCCCATTGATCATCCAAAACATGCAactatgaagaaaaataaagtggcTAGGAGTATCTACATGGAGCACCAGCTGATACAAACCAAACACCAGAGTGGGGCTGACGGTAGAACGGTTGACTGGGTTTGAATCCCGACCTGGGGACCTTTCTGTACGTCTCCATGTGGATGGGgagcaagactgactgctactggagatcctgcTAGTAGCAGTCAGAGTATCTGGGGGTACTCTCCAGATACCTGGAGGTACTCTGGCTCCCACGGTACGCCAGGTTCTCTGAAATATGTTTATTCCAAGTTTCCTTTAGCGCTACGTGTCCATGATTGGGTGTTCAATAACAGGTGACTTGTCTAAAGTGACAGCCCAATGACATTTTGAAATCTTCATTtatctgtcaaaataaaagtatcTGATTCAACTTGCTAAAAGTTGGAGACAGAGGAGGACTGGTGTCATCCCTTGTACTAACCAGTGTAATACTGTACTGCTGAAGTGTTGATCCATAGCTGCTTTGCTGAGACGCACTAGGTGGCAAACATTGTACCTCTTGTGGCACATAAAAGTCAGTGCCAAGGGTTTTCTTGCATTTCAGGTTCAccagtttattcaactctgACAAGACAATTAATGCACAAAACCCAATAACTCCCAAGTACACACAACAGTATTTACACAGACTCAGCCACAGCGGTCAAAAACTTACGTCCTTTTGGGTTCAATGCCTGCCTACCACCTGTCACCCCTCGGCTCGTATATTTGGGCCTACAGCCCATCTATAGAGACCAAACAGAATTTGGCTCCAATATCCCAACAGGTACAACACCTGCATGTGTCCAAACAAACCCAACCCAGATAAACCTGGTTTTTAAACCAGGAGTTCATCCGTTTCCCTGGACTATAGAGTTGGAGCATCGTCCATTCATCAGTCAGTTTTTAGTCCCATCAGCAGCCATCTTGTCCCTCCTGATGGCTGCTGGAGCTAAAGCTTGGGAAGCATTGTACTTCCTCTCTGGAAGGTCTCGTCTCTTCATGTCGTTCTTTGTGGCATTTAGTTGCTTCTCCTTGGCCAACCTCTCTGCCTCCATCTTCTCCTGGAGGGCCTTCTCTCCAGCCAGCCGCTGTCTCTCCATCAGTTCCTTCTCTCTGGATAGCCTTTGTTTCTCCAACTTGTCCCTCTCCTGCTTCTCTCTTTCCTTCATCATCTGTTCCCTCTCCTTCCTCACTGCCAGGTCTTTCTCTGATCTCTCCTTCTCCTGAGCCCATCTAGCTCTTTCTCTAGCAATCCTCTGTCTCTCTTCCTTCTCTTTAGTTGCTCTGTCtatcttttccttttcagatttttctttggcCATTCTTTCCCTTTCTCTAGCAATCCTCTCCAGTCTTTCTTTTTCGGCCTTGTCCTTGTCCAATTgttctttttcagatttgtctttgacaattttttctttttctagttgCTCCTTCTGTTTGGcgattctctctctctccttacTAAGTTGTTCCCTCTctattctttctttctctgctttctccTTGGCGACCCTTTCTCTTTGGAGTCTCTCCTTCTCTAATCTTTCCTTTTCTGCTCTTTCTTGGCTTAATCTTTCTCTCTCCTTGATGAGGCGTTCCCTCTCGCTCCTCTCTTTTTCTGCCCTCTGTCGTTCCACCTGTTCCCTCGCTAGTCTCTCCTTCTCCAGTTTTTCCCTCGCTAGTCTCTCCTTCTCCGCCCTTTCCCTCGCTAGTCTCTCCTTCTCCAGTTTTTCCCTCGCTAGTCTCTCCTTCTCCAGTTTTTCCCTCGCTAGTCTCTCCTTCTCCAGTTTTTCCCTCGCTAGTTTCTCCTTCTCCGCCCTTTCCCTCGCTAGTCTCTCCTTCTCCAGTTTTTCCCTCGCTAGTCTCTCCTTCCCCAGTTTTTCTCTCAATAGTCTCTCCTTCTCTGCCTTTTCCTTCTCCAATCTGTCCCTCTCCACCTTTTCCTTCTCTGCCCTTTCCTTCTCCACCTTTTCCTTCTCTGCCCTTTCCTTCTCCACCTTTTCCTTCTCTGCCCTTTCCTTCTCCACCCTTTccctctcctccttttccagTCTCTCCTTCTCCACCCTTTCCCTCTCTGCCTTTTCCTTCTCCACCTTTTCCCTCTCCGCCCTTTCCTTCTCCACCTTTTCTCTCTCCAGTCTCTCCCTCTCCGCCCTTTCCTTCTCCACCTTTTCTCTCTCCAGTCTCTCCCTCTCCGCCCTTTCCCTCTCCACCCTTTGCTCTTCTATCCTCCTCTCTTCCCTCAGTTGCTCCTGAGCTGTTTCCAGGTCCTTCATCTTCTGTGCCCAAGCCTCCTCcctctcctgctcctcctcagcCAGGAGCGCCCGGATCTCGGCCAGTGCGATCCGAGCGATCCTCTTGGCCTCCATCTTCTCATGGATCAGCCTGAGCTCCTCCCTCAGAGCCGAGCGCAGCTTGACGCCTCGGACCAGAGGACCCGAAGTCTGAGCTGAAAGATTTCGGCCGACCGGTTAGAAAGGATCATCTTCCACAGACACAGCAACGAGGATGTGGGAGACACGTTAGTATTTATGGTTTCAACTGAAAACTAACATGAACTTGAGTgacatctttttgtttgtttcactgaCTGGAAACTTAGACATGATACTAAAGGTGCCTGTTGCCATCACTCTATAACCATGCCCATATCACTAAGGACTGTTGCTAAGTGTTCAAACCTTACAGTTAATAAGATATTCAGCTGTTGAAGGAATCATCTCTACTTTGATCTCATCTGCCTAGAAGACACTGTCCCATAACCTTGTCCTTCAGCCCTACCAAACAGTTGACTGGTTCTgtcatgacctttaaccttctACAGCGTGCAACAATTAGGATCAATTAGTGATGCTAATTATTTCAGGGAAATCATCCATTATAGTTAATGAAAGCCAAGCATCAACATTTTCACACTCTGGTTTCTAGGCAGCAGTGGATTTTAGTACCTTTGGTTTGGTTCGTTTCAGCCTCCTCTGAAGTCTCTCCTGGTGCTGAGAGCAGAAACAACTCGTCAAACTGCTGATCATCTACATTTACTCTCACGCTGAACACAAGCCACCCAACCGTCTCACAGGCGAGCATCAGTGAACCTCTGCATTAGAAACAAGCCCAAACCGAAGGTGAGTGAAAGGCATTCTGGGAGCTAACCATCTTATCTCCAAAGatcaacaacaaatcaaaatgctAACCGTTCTGCTTTCAGCATGAACAGCTCATGATTAAACATACCGAGcggcaaaacaacaaaaccatgcGATTCAATGCATGAGAGGAACTCCATGCAGATCAAGAACCATCATGAACATTTCCTGACAGCGATCCATCAAGAAATCAGCTGACGATCAGAATCAGCCACGTTCAGCCCAACTAGCCCCAACTGGTGACCAATCGGCCACGTTCAGCCCAACTGGCCCCAACTGGTGACCAATCAGCCACGTTCAGCCCAACTGGTGACCAGTTGGGTAGAAAATCAAAACTCCTCTCTCTTTGTAACCCATAAACTCACCATAAACTTATTAAGGACCAAAACCCATCAGCAGATTTCGGTGCAGCCATTCATTaatactgaactgaa from Xiphophorus couchianus chromosome 21, X_couchianus-1.0, whole genome shotgun sequence includes the following:
- the unm_hu7910 gene encoding aspartyl/asparaginyl beta-hydroxylase isoform X2 — its product is MQRCASSQPLVEEIQAEEEEEEEEQEVFQETGGVNEEQVGPVEEASAREPDGRPAPVEHKNGKRAEAGPGVADGGPRFSMFTWLMVVALLGVWSSVAVFYFDIVDYDRVLARAQEFRMNFSEVLQGKLAAYDTDGDGDFDVEDAKVLLDQRRFRGSSERIRTEEEKKRGRRRGETSEEAETNQTKEKTSKPEVETPTQRAPEPEEDGPGAEETSVPGSQDVESEIQAAVPLPPLDDSHFVPDDPTEPGQRYEEEPGSIDTTGVLVEESQPEETEGESGRYQTSSKLSQEPEADKPPKAEPEPQTGSTRPTESRQAADGAAEKAAEEQKEKVKKKKPKLLNKVDKSIKSEIDAAERLRKKGNLDLALKAFDSLVQQHPLSPRARYGKAQVQDDLAEKLRSNDLLQSAISTYGEAAELPDVTSDLLRVALKRRAERQQFLGRMRGSLATLQKLVDVFPDDVGLRNDLGVAHLLLGDNKGAKKVYEEVLAVAPSNGFAKVHYGFILKAENKIAESIPYLREGLESGEPGTDDGRFYFHLGDALQRVGDDSAYLWYERGHQRGHFASVWQRSLYNVEGLKAQPWWTPQETGYADLVRMLERNWKTIRDEALAVMDRSRGRFLPEEENLREKGEWGQYTLWQQGKRVGNACQGVPKTCALMERFPEATGCKRGQIKFSVMQPGTHVWPHTGPTNCRLRMHLGLVIPASGCRIRCTDQTREWEEGKVLIFDDSFEHEVWQEADSYRLIFIVDVWHPELSQYQRQTLSPI
- the unm_hu7910 gene encoding aspartyl/asparaginyl beta-hydroxylase isoform X6, translating into MQRCASSQPLVEEIQAEEEEEEEEQEVFQETGGVNEEQVGPVEEASAREPDGRPAPVEHKNGKRAEAGPGVADGGPRFSMFTWLMVVALLGVWSSVAVFYFDIVDYDRVLARAQEFRMNFSEVLQGKLAAYDTDGDGDFDVEDAKVLLEKTSKPEVETPTQRAPEPEEDGPGAEETSVPGSQDVESEIQAAVPLPPLDDSHFVPDDPTEPGQRYEEEPGSIDTTGVLVEESQPEETEGESGRYQTSSKLSQEPEADKPPKAEPEPQTGSTRPTESRQAADGAAEKAAEEQKEKVKKKKPKLLNKVDKSIKSEIDAAERLRKKGNLDLALKAFDSLVQQHPLSPRARYGKAQVQDDLAEKLRSNDLLQSAISTYGEAAELPDVTSDLLRVALKRRAERQQFLGRMRGSLATLQKLVDVFPDDVGLRNDLGVAHLLLGDNKGAKKVYEEVLAVAPSNGFAKVHYGFILKAENKIAESIPYLREGLESGEPGTDDGRFYFHLGDALQRVGDDSAYLWYERGHQRGHFASVWQRSLYNVEGLKAQPWWTPQETGYADLVRMLERNWKTIRDEALAVMDRSRGRFLPEEENLREKGEWGQYTLWQQGKRVGNACQGVPKTCALMERFPEATGCKRGQIKFSVMQPGTHVWPHTGPTNCRLRMHLGLVIPASGCRIRCTDQTREWEEGKVLIFDDSFEHEVWQEADSYRLIFIVDVWHPELSQYQRQTLSPI
- the unm_hu7910 gene encoding aspartyl/asparaginyl beta-hydroxylase isoform X5 — protein: MAQKKNSKTHSKRDGRPAPVEHKNGKRAEAGPGVADGGPRFSMFTWLMVVALLGVWSSVAVFYFDIVDYDRVLARAQEFRMNFSEVLQGKLAAYDTDGDGDFDVEDAKVLLGLTKDGGRSANAESLEEVLNILAEEGSDWIYGFFTFLYDVVSPPAQREKTSKPEVETPTQRAPEPEEDGPGAEETSVPGSQDVESEIQAAVPLPPLDDSHFVPDDPTEPGQRYEEEPGSIDTTGVLVEESQPEETEGESGRYQTSSKLSQEPEADKPPKAEPEPQTGSTRPTESRQAADGAAEKAAEEQKEKVKKKKPKLLNKVDKSIKSEIDAAERLRKKGNLDLALKAFDSLVQQHPLSPRARYGKAQVQDDLAEKLRSNDLLQSAISTYGEAAELPDVTSDLLRVALKRRAERQQFLGRMRGSLATLQKLVDVFPDDVGLRNDLGVAHLLLGDNKGAKKVYEEVLAVAPSNGFAKVHYGFILKAENKIAESIPYLREGLESGEPGTDDGRFYFHLGDALQRVGDDSAYLWYERGHQRGHFASVWQRSLYNVEGLKAQPWWTPQETGYADLVRMLERNWKTIRDEALAVMDRSRGRFLPEEENLREKGEWGQYTLWQQGKRVGNACQGVPKTCALMERFPEATGCKRGQIKFSVMQPGTHVWPHTGPTNCRLRMHLGLVIPASGCRIRCTDQTREWEEGKVLIFDDSFEHEVWQEADSYRLIFIVDVWHPELSQYQRQTLSPI
- the unm_hu7910 gene encoding aspartyl/asparaginyl beta-hydroxylase isoform X8, producing the protein MQRCASSQPLVEEIQAEEEEEEEEQEVFQETGGVNEEQVGPVEEASAREPDGRPAPVEHKNGKRAEAGPGVADGGPRFSMFTWLMVVALLGVWSSVAVFYFDIVDYDRVLGKLAAYDTDGDGDFDVEDAKVLLEKTSKPEVETPTQRAPEPEEDGPGAEETSVPGSQDVESEIQAAVPLPPLDDSHFVPDDPTEPGQRYEEEPGSIDTTGVLVEESQPEETEGESGRYQTSSKLSQEPEADKPPKAEPEPQTGSTRPTESRQAADGAAEKAAEEQKEKVKKKKPKLLNKVDKSIKSEIDAAERLRKKGNLDLALKAFDSLVQQHPLSPRARYGKAQVQDDLAEKLRSNDLLQSAISTYGEAAELPDVTSDLLRVALKRRAERQQFLGRMRGSLATLQKLVDVFPDDVGLRNDLGVAHLLLGDNKGAKKVYEEVLAVAPSNGFAKVHYGFILKAENKIAESIPYLREGLESGEPGTDDGRFYFHLGDALQRVGDDSAYLWYERGHQRGHFASVWQRSLYNVEGLKAQPWWTPQETGYADLVRMLERNWKTIRDEALAVMDRSRGRFLPEEENLREKGEWGQYTLWQQGKRVGNACQGVPKTCALMERFPEATGCKRGQIKFSVMQPGTHVWPHTGPTNCRLRMHLGLVIPASGCRIRCTDQTREWEEGKVLIFDDSFEHEVWQEADSYRLIFIVDVWHPELSQYQRQTLSPI